The Burkholderiales bacterium sequence CTGCCCAAGGGCTCCGACTCCTCCACCCATGGGCTGATCGCCATCAATTACGAGTACACCGACGACAACCTGCTGACGCCCGAGGGCATGGACCCCTGGACCGCTGAGAAAGTGCAGAAATCCAAGAACGCCCATGGACTGGGGGTGTACGAGGTGCGCTTCGAAGGGGGCCGCTGGCGCACGGTACGGGATTCACGCTACGGTCGCCGCATCACCGCGGACACACCCTTTACCATCCGTGGCCCGGCGGCCGGTCATCCCTGGATGCGGACAGTAGCAGACCCGACCGGGCGCACAGTTCTGGGCACATTCCAGAACTGCGCCAACGGCGTCACCCCTTGGGGCACGTATCTCTCGTGCGAAGAGAACGTCAACGCCTATTTCATCAACGACACCGGCAAGATCAGCCCGCTGGAGGACCGCTACGGCATCGGACCGTCCAAGGATAGCTGGGGCTTCCGCTGGCACGAATTCGACGAGCGCTTCGACGCTGGCAAGCACCCGAACGAGCCCAACCGCTTCGGCTGGGTCGTGGAGTTCGACCCCTTCGATCCGAAGAGCGTCCCGGTGAAGCGCACCGCCATGGGCCGCTTGGCCCATGAGGGAGCGATGCTGTCCCTCGCCCCGGACGGGCGGGTGGTCTACTACATGGGGGACGACGACTACCGCTCCAAGTTCGAACATATCTACAAGTTCGTGAGCAAGCGGCCCTGGGTGAAGGGGGGCGGCGCCGCAGAAAATCAGGACATCCTGGACGAGGGGACCCTCTACGCCGCCCGCTTCCACGCCGACGGTACCGGGGAGTGGCTGGAGCTTATTCAGGGCAAGAATGGGCTCACCCCGCAACGGGGATTCGCATCCCAGGCGGAAGTGCTCATCAATGCCCGCACTGCCGCAGACGTGGTGGGGGCCACCTACATGGACCGGCCCGAATGGATCGCAGTCCACCCCCGCACCAAAGAGGTCTACGTGAGCCTGTCCAATAACACCGCCCGCGGCAAGGGCAAGCCCTTGCAACAGAAAGATCCGGTGGGCGCGGACGCCGCCAACCCACGTGCTCCCAACCTCATGGGCCATATCGTGCGCTGGCGGGAAGCGAACGGAGATCCCAGCGCCACCCGTTTCACCTGGGACGTGTTTCTGCTGGCGGGTGATCCCGCCCACCCAGATTCCTTGAAGCGGGGCAACGCTCCCGGAGGCGTTGCCTTCGCCCAGCCCGACGGCCTCTACATCGACCGGCGCGGCGTGCTGTGGATCCAGACCGATTCCTCCGCCCAATTGATGGCCACCAAGGATTGGGCGAACATCGGCAACAACCAGATGCTGGCCGCCGACCCGGGGACCGGGGAGGTGCGCCGTTTCCTGACTGGCCCGGTGGGCTGCGAGATCACCGGGATCCAATTCACCCCGGACCACCGCACCCTGTTCGTCAACATCCAGCATCCGGGAGAAGCGCCCCTGCCGCACCCGGGGCGCAACGACCCGAAGAACCCCACGGCCATCAGCGCCTGGCCGGAGGGTGAAAAGGGTGGCCGCCCGCGCTCGGCCACCATCGCTATCCGCCGCGCGGACGGCGGCATCGTCGGCACATAAGGGAGCGCGGTTCCTTTCTTCCACCTGGCGGGCCGGCCCGCCAGGCCCCCCTTCAGGTCGGGTGGTGGCCGCCGCTCGCCTTGATGAGGCCGTATTCCTCGGCGGCGCCCAGGGGCGAGACGATGGCCAGCAGCACGCCCACGATGACCGCGTTGGCAGTGGCGGCGGTGGACTCGCTGAAGCCTATGATTACGCGAAAAGGGCCGTCATCACGACGGCCCTTGGGAGCATCGGGGCGGCACCGCAGCTCCTCTCCGCCCCTCGAGACCTGCGAAGGTCTCGTCTTTCGAAGCGAACGCCATCTCAAGCCTGGTGACCCTTGCGCCAGGCCAGGTGGCCGGCATGCGCCATCGCCCAGAACGTGAAGCCGATCACCAGGATACCAACCGCGACCGCGTTATAGGTCGCCGCCGCGAAGGTGCTGAAACCCACCACCCACGGCGAGATGATCAGCCATACGCCAAAGGCGACGTTCAGCCACTCCTCCCACACCTTGGGCGTGTAGAGGCAGACAACGGAAAAGATCGCCACCGCCGCGCCAAGGAGATAGGAGTTCCACGCGACGGCGCTCATCTTATCCTCGAACCCCAATACCCAAGGGGAGATGAACAGCCACACCCCCAGCGCCAGGGTTACCCAGTCCTGCCAACGCTTGGTGGTGCCCATTCAGTCACCTCCTTTCGCTAGCTTGCCGGGTTTATCTCCATCTCCTTTTCCTTAGACCGCCGCCGGAAACCCCGTGTTCCGTCACACTCCTTCAGGAACAACGAGTTGCTATGCAACAAGGGGGCCTCACCCGAGGGCTTTTTCTACCCCCCGGAGGGGCCGCCCGCCGGTATATCGCCGGACATGGCGGAAGCCAGGCATCCCCCTGGGGCCCTCCCGTGCCAGAAGCCGCCGGCGAAGGCGGCCTTGGCCGGGGGCTGGGCCGATGCGCCGGCGCTCGGGGTCGGAGAGCGGCCCGCGGCGTTGCCCTTTCGAGTCGCGGGGGCGGCCCCTCGTTACTCCCCGCGCGGCCCGGGCCGGCCGAGGTCCTTGCGCAGCTCCTTCATCTTCTCCAGCACCGCCGGCCGCTGCGCCAGTGACTCGGCAGGCATGCGGCGCCGGTGCTGGCCGTGGACGCGGTGTTCGAGCCGTTCTTCGACGCCGACGGCACGGCGGATCGCGGCGGCTACGGCCTCGGGCTGGCGATCGCCAAACGCGCCGTCGAGGCCCACGGCGGCTGGATCCGCGCCGCTAACCGCCCGGAAGGGGGCTGTGCGTCGAGATCACGCTGCCGCGGGGCTAGTCATGCCGGCTCATTTCACTTGCGGGCTTTGCCCCACAGCGCTTCCAGCCGCTGGTCCCGCCCGCAGCCGTTGCGATAGAACGCGTAGCGGATCGGGTTCTTCTTGTAGAAGTCCTGGTGGTATTCCTCGGCCGGGTAGAACTTCCCCGCGGGTACGATCTCGGTCACGATCGGCTCCTTGAAAGGCTTGGTCTGTTCCAGCTTCCGCTTCGAGGCCTCCGCCAGCCGTTTCTGTTCCTCGTCGTGGTAGAAGATGGCGGTGCGGTACTGGTCGCCCACGTCGCAGAACTGCCGGTTGGGGGTGGTGGGGTCGATGCTGCGCCAGAACACTTCCACCAACGCCTCGTAGCCCACTTTCCTGGGGTCGTAGACCACCTCCACCGCCTCGGCGTGACCGGTCCCGCCCGCCGAGACCTCCTTGTAGGTGGGATGGGTTGTGTGCCCGCCGGTGTAGCCGGAGGTGGTGGAGACCACGCCCTGCACCTTGTCGAAGTCGGCTTCCACGCACCAGAAGCAGCCGCCGGCGAAGGTGGCCTTGGCCAGGGGCGGAGCGGGCTGGGCCGATGCGCTGGCGCCCAGGATCGCGGCCAGCAGGCCCATGGCAACGCAGGTGACGGATTTCATCGGCAACCCCCTCCCTTAGGAATCCTGCTCAACCCTTAGACCGTCTGACGGCGTCGGCGCTTACACGGGGCGATCCGGCTTCTGCTTTTGATCGATTTTATCGATCATTAAACCAAATACAATTCGTTTCTCTCTATATGGGAGAATGATTATTATTGGCTTCGAACGCGGACAACACGGCCGCATGAGGAACAAAACGAGGCCTGCCATGATCAAGACCATCACCTTCGGGATCGTGCACTTCAGCGTCGCCTTCGGCGTGGGCTACGCCCTGACCGGCAGCGTAGCCTTGGGCGGCGCCATCGCCCTCCTCGAGCCCGCCCTCAACACGGTGGCCTATTTCTTCCACGAAAAGCTCTGGGAGCGGCTCCGCGCCCGGCGGTCCGCCGGGAAGCGGAGCCGCCCGGCCGCCGGCGCGGGCTGGCTAGTTCAGGCGGGGGGTGCCTGAGGGGGGGTCCCAAGGCGGCGCGGAGGGCGCCGCCTTTGTGTTCGGCACCAGCGCCTTCTGTTACAGTCTGTCTTCGACCCGCGAGCTTGCGGGCGAGGAACAGGAGGCGCTGCGGGGGCTCCATGCGAAAGGCGATCGGCAGGACGTTTCTCACCGGCGTGCTGACCGTGGTGCCGGTGGTGGCGACTCTCTACCTGGTGGTGTGGCTGGCGGCCACCGCGGAAACTTTTCTCGGAGGATTGCTGAAGGCGGTCCTCTCCGAGCATCTCTATTTTTACGGCATGGGCATGCTGGCGGGCGTCGGCGTGATCTTCGCCGTGGGGTTGCTGATGCAGACCTGGGCGGTGCGGCGCCTGTTCGAGCTGGGAGAGCGCCTGCTCCTGCACATGCCCCTGGTGAAAACGGTCTACGGCGCCGTGCGCGACTTCTTCGGCCTGTTCTCCAGCGAAAGCCGCAGCGCCGCGGGACGGGTGGTGACCGTGGAAGTGCCGGGCACCGACCTGCGCCTGGTGGGTTTTCTCATGCGCGACGACTTGACCGGGCTACCGGCCGAGCTGCACGAGAGCGGGCGAGTGGCGGTCTACCTGCCCATGAGCTACCAGGTGGGGGGCTACACGGTCCTGGTGCCCGGCTCGGCGGTGACCCCGGTGCCGTGGTCGCGGGAAGAGGCCATGCGCTTCGTCCTGACGGCGGGCTTGAGCGGTGTGCCCGCGGACGGGGCCGCAGTGCCTGCCCCTGGAAGGGGCTAAGTGCGACCCGGGAGCGAGCGAGGGCGTGCCGCACCCCGCGGGCGATGCGCGCCTTCGCGGTCGCAACCCCCGAGGGGCGGTCGGCGGAGCGCAGGCGATCCAGGAGGCCCAGCGTGGATTCGTTGGATGAGGAGGCCCAGATGATGTGGATGTTCGGCTCCAAGCTGGTGATGCCCGCGCCGGAGGAGGCGTTGAAAGGCCGGGGGACACCCCTGCCGGTCACCAACAAGCATTTCGTGCACGGGCGCCCGATCAAGCCGCCTTTCCCCGAGGGGATGGAGCAGGTTCAGTTCGGCATGGGCTGCTTCTGGGGCGCCGAGCGCAAGTTCTGGCCCCTGGAAGGGGTCTATACCACAGCGGTGGGCTATGCCGGGGGCTACACCCCCAATCCCACCTACGAGGAGGTGTGCAGCGGCCTCACCGGCCACGCTGAAGTGGTGCTGGTGGTCTACGATCCCCGGGCGATCTCCTTCGAGCGGCTGCTCCAGGCTTTCTGGGAATCCCACGATCCCACCCAGGGAATGCGCCAGGGCAACGACGTGGGCACCCAGTACCGCTCGGCCATCTATACCTCTACGGAAGGCCAGCGGCGGGCGGCGGAAGCCTCCCGCGACCGCTACCAGGCGGCGCTCAAGAAGGCGGGCTACCCCGAGATCACCACCGAGATCCGGGACGCGCCGCCGTTCTACTACGCCGAGGACTACCACCAGCAGTACCTGGCGAAGAATCCTCGCGGCTATTGCGGTCTGGGCGGCACCGGCGTTGCATGCCCCGTGGGCGCCGGCGCCCCGTAGGATGGGTTGAGCGCAGGCGAAACGCCCCGCGCCCGGAAGCGCCTCCCGTGGGGAGCCGGCGGGTTCCCCGAGCCTGCGGTAATACCCGGGGGATTCAGTCGCCCCCTTTAGGAGCGGGCGTGGGCCTGGGCCGGGATCGCCGGGCCGGCCCGGCGCTCGGCGATGCGGCGCCAGACTTCGGCCTTCTGGGCCTCGGTATAGGAGGGCCAGCCGGCGATCTCCTCCAGGGTGCGGAAGCAACCGCGGCAGAATTGGGTCGCCGGGTCCATGGCGCACACCTGGACGCAAGGGGAGGGGACGCCGTTCATGGGTTGCGCCTGGCGAGGATGGCCCGCGCCGCCTTGGAGTTGCTGGGGCGGCCGAGGAAGCCGCAGATGAACTCGCCCGCGTCGATGAGCCGCTCCAGGTCGACGCCGGTCTCGATCCCGAGGCCGTTCAGCAGGTACACCACGTCCTCGGTGGCCACGTTGCCGGTGGCGCCCTTGGCGTAGGGGCAGCCCCCCAGGCCCGCCACCGCGGCGTCGATCGCCGCCACCCCCCGCTCCAGCGCCGCGTAGCAGTTGGCCAGCGCCTGGCCGTAGGTGTCGTGGCAGTGCACCGCCAGGTTTTCCACCGGGATTTCCCGGGCGACGGTTTCGATCAGGGCCTTCATCCTGCCGGGCGTGCCCACGCCGATGGTGTCCCCCAGGGACACTTCATAGCAGCCCATGCGGTAGAGGGCCGCCGCCACCCGGGCCGCAGCTTCAGGCTTCACTTCCCCCTCGTAAGGGCAGCCCAGCACGCAGGACACGTAGCCCCGCACCCGCACGCCCGCTTCTAGGGCCGCGGCCGTCACTTCCCGAAAGCGCTCGAGCCCCTCTTCGATGGTGCAGTTGGTGTTCTTGCGAGAGAAGGATTCGGTGGCGGCGGCGAACACGGCGATCTCCTCCGCCCCCGCGGCCAGGGCTGCCTCCAGGCCCTTCAGGTTAGGCACCAGCACCGGGTAGGAAACCCCGGGCCGGCGGCGGATGCCCGCCAGCACCTGGGCCGTGTCCGCCATCTGGGGCACCCACTTGGGGGAGACGAAGCTGCCCGCTTCGATCACCGTGAGCCCCGAGTCGGCGAGGCGCTCGATCAGCTCGATCTTGACCGGGGCGGGCACCGTCTTGGGCTCGTTCTGCAGGCCGTCCCGCGGGCCCACTTCCACCACTTTTACCCGGACAGGCAGGCTCATGGCTACGCCTCAGCTTCCAGCACGATCAGCTCCATCCCCTCCCTCACCTGTTCGCCGGGAGTGCACCGCACCGCCTGTACGACGCCATCGGCCGGCGCGACCAAGGTGTGTTCCATCTTCATGGCCTCCAGCGTGGCGAGGGGCTGGCCTTTCACCACCCGCTCCCCGGGCTTCACCAGAACGCTGGTGACGATGCCGGGCATGGAGGCCGTGAGGCTTCCGGCGGGATGCTCCTCGGCCAGAGCCAGGGCCACCGGATCATCGAGGCTCAGCCGGTAGCAGCGGCCCTCGGCGATCAGGATGAGATCGGTCCCGGAGCGCACCACCGCAAGCCGCGCCCGCACTCCGTCCAGGTCCGCCAGCAGCTCTTCCCCCTCCAGGGCGCCCCGGGCGCAGAAGCTGCGGGACGGAAGCTCCAGGAGATAGTAACCGCGCCGGTGGCGGGCCGTCACCTGGACGCTTGCCCGTCCGTCGCGGAAGCGGAAGACCTGGCGGCTGTCCTGGTTGAGCCGCCAGCCGTCGCGCCAGTGCCAGGGGGAATGGGGATCGGAGGAGCGTTCTGCGGCGGCCTCCGCTTCCCGGTCGATGCGCAGGAGCTCCGCCAGGGCCGCCGCCGCCACGATCCACTCCGGCGTGGAGCGCTCGCCCGGGATCAGATCGTCCCGGTGCCGCTCGATGAAGCCGGTATCCAGGTCCGGCTTCAGGTAGGTGGGATGGGCCGCCAGGGCGCTCAGGAAAACCACGTTGGTGGCCACACCGGCGATGCGCGCTTGGGCAAGGGCGTGCCTCAGCCGGCGCAGGGCCCCGGCCCGGTCCCGGTCCCAGGCGATCAGCTTGGCGATCAGGGGATCGTAGTGGACGCCGATCTCGTCCCCTTCGGCCACTCCGCTGTCCACGCGCACGTGGGGGCTCTCCTCGGGCAGGCGCAAATGGAGGATGCGCCCGGGGGAAGGCTGGAAGTCCCGTGCGGGATCTTCGGCGTAGATGCGCGCTTCCACCGCGTGGCCGTTGCAGGCGATTTGCTCCTGGGAAAGGGGCAGGGGCTCCCCCGCCGCCACCCGCAGTTGCCACTCCACCAGATCCAGGCCGGTCACCATTTCGGTGACCGGGTGCTCCACCTGGAGCCGGGTGTTCATCTCGATGAAGTAGAACTCCCCGTCCTCGGCCAGGAGAAACTCCACGGTGCCGGCCCCCACGTAGCCCACCGCTCGGGCGGCGGCCAGGGCAGCCCGGGTCATCTGGGCGCGGCGCTCCGGGGCGAGCGCCGGCGCGGGCGCCTCCTCCATCACCTTCTGGTGCCGGCGCTGCAGCGAGCAGTCCCGCTCGTAGAGGTGCACCGCGGCGCCAAACCGATCGGCGAAGACCTGCACCTCCACGTGGCGGGGCCGGTGGAGGTACTTTTCCAGGAGCAACTGGTCATGGCCGAAGGCGGAGGCCGCTTCCCGACGGGCCGCGGCAAGGGCCTCGGGGAGCTCCTGTGGACGGGCGACGACTCGCATCCCCTTGCCGCCTCCGCCGAAGGCGGCCTTGATCAGAACCGGGTAGCCCAGGCGCTCGGCCTCGGCCTGGAAGGTCTCCAGCCGCTGGTCATGGCCGTGGTAGCCGGGCAGCACGGGCACCACCGCTGCCTCCATGAGCTCCCGGGCGGTGCTCTTGGAGCCCATGGCCCGGATCGCTGCGGCGGGCGGCCCCACGAACACGATGCCGGCGGCGGCGCAGGCTTCCGCGAACTCGGCGTTCTCCGAGAGGAACCCGTAGCCCGGATGGATCGCCTCTGCGCCGCAGCGCTTCGCCGCTTCCAGGATACGGTCGATGCGCAGGTAACTCTCGCGCGCCGGCGCCGGGCCGATCAAGTGGGCTTCATCCGCCATCGCCACGTGGCGCGCCCGGGCGTCCGCCTCGGAGTAGACGGCCACGGCGCGCAGCCCCAAGCGGCGGGCGGTACGGATGATGCGGCAGGCGATTTCCCCCCGGTTGGCGATGAGGAGCTTGTTGAACATGGCGGCCGTCGGTTTCCCCTCGATCCAGATCAGGCCGCAGCGAACAACGAGCGCTCCACCAGGGCCGGCACCACCAGGGCGGCGAAGAGGGCGATGCCGGTGAGAACGAGGCCGAGCAGCATCAGCACGCCGCCCCGCAGCCGGGCGGCACGGCCTTGGGCGATCCGGGTGTCCACGATCACCCGGGCGCCGGGCGGGGGAAAGCGGCCGGCCTGCACGGCGCACCGGCCA is a genomic window containing:
- a CDS encoding Tat pathway signal protein, producing the protein MSVPFPSPLPEESLDFDELLALRLSRRTLLKGSLSVAALSLFGGCRALEMTQERGPLLGFTPVPVSRADTVVVPAGYTWQVVNAWGDPIMPGAPDFKPDASNTAAEQAMQSGMFHDGMHYFPLPKGSDSSTHGLIAINYEYTDDNLLTPEGMDPWTAEKVQKSKNAHGLGVYEVRFEGGRWRTVRDSRYGRRITADTPFTIRGPAAGHPWMRTVADPTGRTVLGTFQNCANGVTPWGTYLSCEENVNAYFINDTGKISPLEDRYGIGPSKDSWGFRWHEFDERFDAGKHPNEPNRFGWVVEFDPFDPKSVPVKRTAMGRLAHEGAMLSLAPDGRVVYYMGDDDYRSKFEHIYKFVSKRPWVKGGGAAENQDILDEGTLYAARFHADGTGEWLELIQGKNGLTPQRGFASQAEVLINARTAADVVGATYMDRPEWIAVHPRTKEVYVSLSNNTARGKGKPLQQKDPVGADAANPRAPNLMGHIVRWREANGDPSATRFTWDVFLLAGDPAHPDSLKRGNAPGGVAFAQPDGLYIDRRGVLWIQTDSSAQLMATKDWANIGNNQMLAADPGTGEVRRFLTGPVGCEITGIQFTPDHRTLFVNIQHPGEAPLPHPGRNDPKNPTAISAWPEGEKGGRPRSATIAIRRADGGIVGT
- the msrA gene encoding peptide methionine sulfoxide reductase MsrA, with amino-acid sequence MKSVTCVAMGLLAAILGASASAQPAPPLAKATFAGGCFWCVEADFDKVQGVVSTTSGYTGGHTTHPTYKEVSAGGTGHAEAVEVVYDPRKVGYEALVEVFWRSIDPTTPNRQFCDVGDQYRTAIFYHDEEQKRLAEASKRKLEQTKPFKEPIVTEIVPAGKFYPAEEYHQDFYKKNPIRYAFYRNGCGRDQRLEALWGKARK
- the msrA gene encoding peptide methionine sulfoxide reductase MsrA, which codes for MMWMFGSKLVMPAPEEALKGRGTPLPVTNKHFVHGRPIKPPFPEGMEQVQFGMGCFWGAERKFWPLEGVYTTAVGYAGGYTPNPTYEEVCSGLTGHAEVVLVVYDPRAISFERLLQAFWESHDPTQGMRQGNDVGTQYRSAIYTSTEGQRRAAEASRDRYQAALKKAGYPEITTEIRDAPPFYYAEDYHQQYLAKNPRGYCGLGGTGVACPVGAGAP
- a CDS encoding Fe-S protein, with amino-acid sequence MNGVPSPCVQVCAMDPATQFCRGCFRTLEEIAGWPSYTEAQKAEVWRRIAERRAGPAIPAQAHARS
- the liuE gene encoding 3-hydroxy-3-isohexenylglutaryl-CoA/hydroxy-methylglutaryl-CoA lyase — translated: MSLPVRVKVVEVGPRDGLQNEPKTVPAPVKIELIERLADSGLTVIEAGSFVSPKWVPQMADTAQVLAGIRRRPGVSYPVLVPNLKGLEAALAAGAEEIAVFAAATESFSRKNTNCTIEEGLERFREVTAAALEAGVRVRGYVSCVLGCPYEGEVKPEAAARVAAALYRMGCYEVSLGDTIGVGTPGRMKALIETVAREIPVENLAVHCHDTYGQALANCYAALERGVAAIDAAVAGLGGCPYAKGATGNVATEDVVYLLNGLGIETGVDLERLIDAGEFICGFLGRPSNSKAARAILARRNP
- a CDS encoding 3-methylcrotonyl-CoA carboxylase subunit alpha, which produces MFNKLLIANRGEIACRIIRTARRLGLRAVAVYSEADARARHVAMADEAHLIGPAPARESYLRIDRILEAAKRCGAEAIHPGYGFLSENAEFAEACAAAGIVFVGPPAAAIRAMGSKSTARELMEAAVVPVLPGYHGHDQRLETFQAEAERLGYPVLIKAAFGGGGKGMRVVARPQELPEALAAARREAASAFGHDQLLLEKYLHRPRHVEVQVFADRFGAAVHLYERDCSLQRRHQKVMEEAPAPALAPERRAQMTRAALAAARAVGYVGAGTVEFLLAEDGEFYFIEMNTRLQVEHPVTEMVTGLDLVEWQLRVAAGEPLPLSQEQIACNGHAVEARIYAEDPARDFQPSPGRILHLRLPEESPHVRVDSGVAEGDEIGVHYDPLIAKLIAWDRDRAGALRRLRHALAQARIAGVATNVVFLSALAAHPTYLKPDLDTGFIERHRDDLIPGERSTPEWIVAAAALAELLRIDREAEAAAERSSDPHSPWHWRDGWRLNQDSRQVFRFRDGRASVQVTARHRRGYYLLELPSRSFCARGALEGEELLADLDGVRARLAVVRSGTDLILIAEGRCYRLSLDDPVALALAEEHPAGSLTASMPGIVTSVLVKPGERVVKGQPLATLEAMKMEHTLVAPADGVVQAVRCTPGEQVREGMELIVLEAEA